From the Priestia koreensis genome, one window contains:
- the sigG gene encoding RNA polymerase sporulation sigma factor SigG, with protein MSRNKVEICGVDTSKLPVLKNEEMRKLFQQMQSGDITAREKLVNGNLRLVLSVIQRFNNRGEFVDDLFQVGCIGLMKSIDNFDLGQNVKFSTYAVPMIIGEIRRYLRDNNPIRVSRSLRDIAYKALQVRERLMSETSKEPTAEDISKVLDVPHEEIVFALDAIQDPVSLFEPIYNDGGDPIYVMDQLSDERNRDSHWIEEIALKEGMRRLNEREKLILRKRFFQGKTQMEVADEIGISQAQVSRLEKAAIKQMNKNIQS; from the coding sequence TTGTCAAGGAACAAAGTAGAAATCTGCGGTGTAGATACTTCAAAACTTCCTGTACTGAAAAATGAGGAAATGCGTAAGCTGTTTCAGCAAATGCAGAGTGGTGACATTACAGCACGGGAAAAGTTAGTTAACGGGAATTTGCGTTTAGTCTTAAGTGTAATTCAGCGATTTAACAACCGAGGAGAGTTTGTGGATGATCTCTTTCAGGTAGGCTGCATTGGGCTTATGAAATCAATTGATAATTTTGATCTCGGTCAAAACGTGAAGTTCTCAACCTATGCTGTTCCTATGATCATTGGAGAAATTCGTCGTTATCTACGTGATAACAACCCAATTCGTGTGTCGCGTTCACTTCGAGATATCGCTTATAAAGCGCTGCAAGTAAGAGAACGTCTCATGAGTGAAACCTCCAAAGAACCAACAGCAGAAGATATTTCAAAAGTACTAGATGTACCACATGAAGAGATTGTCTTTGCTCTTGATGCCATTCAAGATCCAGTATCATTATTCGAACCGATTTACAATGACGGCGGAGATCCGATTTATGTGATGGATCAGCTGAGCGATGAGCGAAATCGGGACTCGCATTGGATCGAAGAGATCGCGCTAAAAGAAGGTATGCGAAGACTTAATGAACGCGAAAAGCTGATCCTGAGAAAGCGCTTCTTCCAAGGCAAAACACAGATGGAAGTAGCAGATGAAATTGGAATTTCACAGGCTCAGGTATCAAGGCTTGAGAAGGCAGCTATCAAACAAATGAATAAAAATATTCAAAGCTAA
- the sigE gene encoding RNA polymerase sporulation sigma factor SigE produces MAALRIRLQLWWYKLLMKLGFKSDEVYYIGGSEALPPPLSKEEEEVLLNRLPSGDEAARSLLIERNLRLVVYIARKFENTGINIEDLISIGTIGLIKAVNTFNPEKKIKLATYASRCIENEILMYLRRNNKIRSEVSFDEPLNIDWDGNELLLSDVLGTEEDIITKDLEANVDRKLLLKALHQLNDREKQIMELRFGLQGGEEKTQKDVADMLGISQSYISRLEKRIIKRLRKEFNKMV; encoded by the coding sequence ATGGCTGCTCTTAGAATTCGCCTGCAATTATGGTGGTACAAATTATTAATGAAGTTAGGGTTTAAATCGGATGAAGTATATTACATTGGTGGAAGTGAAGCGCTGCCGCCTCCTCTAAGCAAAGAAGAAGAAGAAGTGCTATTAAATCGCCTCCCATCTGGAGATGAGGCAGCTCGCTCCTTGTTAATTGAGCGTAATTTACGACTCGTTGTATACATTGCACGGAAGTTTGAAAACACGGGGATCAATATTGAAGATTTAATTAGCATCGGAACCATTGGACTCATCAAAGCCGTTAATACGTTTAATCCTGAAAAGAAAATTAAGCTTGCTACATATGCCTCGCGGTGTATTGAAAATGAAATTCTGATGTATTTGCGCCGGAACAACAAAATCCGCTCTGAAGTATCATTTGATGAGCCTCTTAACATCGATTGGGATGGAAATGAACTGCTGCTTTCTGATGTATTAGGAACTGAAGAAGATATCATTACAAAAGACTTAGAAGCAAACGTGGATCGTAAATTGCTATTAAAGGCGTTGCATCAGCTCAACGACCGGGAAAAGCAAATTATGGAGCTGCGCTTCGGATTGCAAGGTGGCGAAGAAAAAACGCAAAAAGATGTAGCAGATATGCTAGGGATTTCGCAGTCTTATATCTCTCGCCTGGAAAAACGAATTATTAAACGACTCCGAAAAGAGTTTAATAAAATGGTGTGA
- the spoIIGA gene encoding sigma-E processing peptidase SpoIIGA, producing MSVYLDVIWLLNFGLDTMLLVLCAIILKRRFKWWRMMIGGLFGSLIVIFMFTPLSQIMLHPATKIATSVVMILTAFGYKRLRYLLENLLTFYFATFVVGGGLMGMHFLFTDMFISSGGEVFTSSNAYGDPVSWLLVLLGSPLLFYFSKKRIEDVNMKTITFDQLVQVEIMMNDTPLTVDGLLDSGNQLYDPLTKTPVMIVQADQLTDLLPASIIESSANLKDFNFSIEPEWYNRIRLVPYRSVGQSGQFLMAVKPDYVTIIQQGERIVAKQCLIGISHTQLSPENLYQCVVHPKLLVSGKISSAS from the coding sequence TTGTCTGTCTATTTAGATGTGATTTGGTTACTGAATTTTGGACTTGATACGATGCTTCTAGTGCTTTGTGCCATCATTTTAAAACGAAGGTTTAAATGGTGGAGGATGATGATCGGGGGATTGTTCGGTTCGCTCATCGTCATTTTTATGTTTACGCCCTTGTCCCAAATTATGCTACACCCTGCCACTAAAATTGCGACATCTGTTGTGATGATTTTGACCGCCTTTGGATATAAACGCTTGCGGTATTTACTAGAGAACTTACTAACGTTTTATTTTGCAACATTTGTGGTTGGTGGTGGATTAATGGGAATGCACTTTTTGTTTACGGATATGTTTATTTCATCCGGAGGTGAGGTTTTCACGTCTTCAAATGCCTACGGAGACCCAGTTAGCTGGTTATTAGTATTACTAGGAAGTCCGCTTCTTTTTTACTTTTCGAAAAAGCGTATTGAAGATGTCAATATGAAAACCATCACGTTCGATCAGCTTGTTCAGGTAGAAATCATGATGAATGACACGCCGCTAACAGTAGATGGTTTGTTGGATAGTGGGAACCAGCTTTACGATCCACTCACAAAAACACCTGTTATGATTGTCCAGGCAGATCAACTAACAGATTTACTTCCTGCTTCTATCATCGAAAGCAGTGCCAATTTAAAAGACTTTAATTTTTCAATTGAACCAGAATGGTATAACCGTATTCGCCTCGTGCCATATCGAAGCGTTGGACAATCAGGCCAGTTTTTAATGGCGGTTAAACCGGACTACGTGACAATTATTCAGCAAGGGGAGCGCATCGTAGCAAAGCAGTGCTTAATTGGAATTAGTCATACTCAGCTTTCACCCGAGAATTTGTATCAATGTGTGGTTCATCCTAAACTGCTCGTAAGTGGAAAAATTTCCTCTGCTTCTTAG
- the ftsZ gene encoding cell division protein FtsZ: MLEFDTSVDQLATIKVIGVGGGGNNAVNRMIEHGVQGVEFIAVNTDAQALNLSKAEIKMQIGAKLTRGLGAGANPEVGKKAAEESKEQIQEALKGADMVFVTAGMGGGTGTGAAPVIAQIARELGALTVGVVTRPFTFEGRKRATQAAGGISAMKEAVDTLIVIPNDRLLEIVDKNTPMLEAFREADNVLRQGVQGISDLIAVPGLINLDFADVKTIMSNKGSALMGIGIATGENRAAEAAKKAISSPLLETSIDGAQGVLMNITGGTNLSLYEVQEAADIVASASDQEVNMIFGSVINENLKDEIVVTVIATGFTEQDLAQVKPGARPGLGASKPAAPSSAQPKRETKREEPVQPQTDYNRPAQQEEALDIPTFLRNRNRRR, translated from the coding sequence ATGTTGGAGTTTGATACAAGTGTAGATCAGTTAGCAACGATTAAAGTAATTGGAGTCGGCGGCGGCGGTAACAATGCCGTAAACCGAATGATTGAACATGGTGTGCAAGGGGTAGAATTTATTGCAGTCAACACAGACGCGCAAGCTTTAAATCTATCAAAAGCAGAAATTAAAATGCAAATTGGTGCGAAATTAACAAGAGGTTTAGGTGCCGGAGCAAACCCTGAAGTTGGGAAAAAAGCAGCAGAAGAAAGCAAAGAGCAAATCCAAGAAGCACTAAAAGGTGCAGATATGGTATTCGTAACGGCTGGTATGGGAGGCGGTACGGGTACTGGAGCAGCTCCTGTAATCGCTCAAATTGCCCGTGAATTAGGGGCATTAACAGTAGGTGTTGTCACACGTCCATTCACATTTGAAGGTCGCAAACGTGCAACACAAGCTGCAGGCGGAATCTCGGCAATGAAAGAAGCGGTTGATACGCTAATCGTCATTCCAAATGATCGTCTATTAGAGATTGTGGATAAAAATACACCAATGCTTGAAGCGTTCCGTGAAGCGGATAACGTACTTCGTCAAGGTGTACAAGGTATCTCTGACTTAATCGCTGTACCAGGGTTAATTAACCTTGATTTTGCCGATGTTAAAACAATTATGTCAAACAAAGGTTCTGCGTTAATGGGAATCGGGATTGCGACAGGGGAAAATCGTGCAGCAGAAGCAGCGAAAAAAGCCATTTCAAGTCCACTTCTTGAAACGTCTATCGATGGTGCTCAAGGTGTGTTAATGAACATTACGGGCGGAACAAACTTAAGCCTGTATGAAGTTCAAGAAGCAGCAGACATCGTAGCATCTGCTTCTGATCAAGAAGTAAACATGATTTTCGGTTCGGTTATTAACGAAAATCTAAAAGATGAAATTGTTGTGACAGTGATTGCAACAGGATTTACAGAGCAAGATCTTGCTCAAGTAAAACCAGGTGCACGTCCAGGACTAGGCGCTTCTAAGCCAGCAGCTCCTTCTTCAGCTCAACCAAAGCGTGAAACAAAGCGTGAAGAGCCTGTACAGCCACAAACGGACTATAATCGTCCAGCACAACAAGAGGAAGCGTTAGACATTCCAACGTTCTTACGTAACCGTAATCGTAGACGATAA